The following are encoded together in the Blautia obeum ATCC 29174 genome:
- a CDS encoding phosphatidylserine decarboxylase — MTTYTADRKGHVTENDSFQDRFLEKMYGSAIGRALLKPLVNPVLSEIGGRILDSRVSALAVPAFIRHAGIDMRDYEPKKYWSYNDFFTRQIREGAREIDMVPEAFVSPCDSRVSVYPISENCHVKIKHTSYTVAELLKNPVLVKRYEGGLLWVFRLCVDDYHRYIYIDDGFESRRVHIPGELHTVNPVANDVYPIYKENTREYALLKTVNFGTVLMMEVGALMVGRIENVPLRGRVKRGKEKGNFAFGGSTVILMTQKERVLPDPDIFMNSENGIETRVKLGERIGVSEVLE; from the coding sequence ATGACAACATATACGGCAGACCGAAAAGGTCATGTAACTGAAAATGATTCGTTTCAGGACAGATTCCTGGAAAAAATGTATGGCTCTGCAATTGGCAGGGCTTTACTTAAACCGCTTGTAAATCCTGTACTTTCAGAGATTGGGGGCAGAATTCTGGACTCCAGAGTATCTGCACTGGCGGTTCCGGCATTTATAAGACATGCAGGAATTGATATGAGAGATTATGAACCGAAAAAGTATTGGTCGTACAATGATTTTTTTACTAGACAGATTCGAGAGGGTGCCAGAGAAATCGATATGGTACCGGAAGCTTTTGTCAGTCCCTGCGACAGCAGGGTGAGTGTTTATCCGATCAGTGAGAACTGTCATGTAAAAATCAAACATACATCCTATACAGTTGCTGAACTTCTGAAGAATCCGGTTCTGGTGAAACGATACGAAGGCGGACTTCTCTGGGTGTTCCGTTTATGTGTGGACGATTATCACAGATATATCTATATAGATGATGGATTTGAATCCCGGAGAGTGCATATTCCAGGTGAACTGCATACGGTCAATCCGGTCGCCAATGATGTGTATCCAATCTACAAAGAAAATACAAGAGAATATGCGTTGTTGAAGACTGTGAATTTTGGAACTGTTCTGATGATGGAAGTCGGAGCGTTGATGGTCGGCAGGATTGAGAATGTACCACTTCGTGGCCGTGTAAAACGGGGAAAAGAAAAAGGAAATTTCGCATTTGGTGGTTCGACGGTTATACTGATGACACAGAAGGAACGGGTACTGCCTGATCCAGACATTTTTATGAATTCCGAAAATGGAATTGAGACAAGAGTAAAACTTGGGGAGCGGATTGGTGTATCAGAAGTTCTGGAGTGA
- a CDS encoding CDP-alcohol phosphatidyltransferase family protein: MIGFYDYTVVVTYISLVSSILGMFCAIDGKLTLAVSCLAFSGLCDMFDGKIARTKKNRTDDEKSFGIQIDSLCDIVCFGIFPIILGYKLGMCKAYSIAILAFYGMAGVIRLAYFNVMEAKRQSETSENRKYYQGLPITSMAVIMPLLFVASVFFPGFRYFVGLLHAAMLIVGFLFIFNFRFRKPTNQELVVLVAVVAVAVLFILFYKEGWWAHYHTIRKLKGAAA, from the coding sequence ATGATAGGATTTTATGATTATACAGTAGTTGTTACATATATCAGTCTTGTTTCATCCATCCTGGGTATGTTTTGTGCGATCGACGGGAAGCTTACGCTGGCAGTATCCTGTCTGGCTTTTTCCGGACTGTGTGATATGTTTGATGGAAAGATAGCCCGGACAAAGAAGAACAGAACCGATGATGAGAAATCCTTTGGTATTCAGATCGATTCTCTCTGTGACATTGTCTGTTTTGGGATTTTTCCAATCATTCTGGGCTACAAACTTGGAATGTGTAAAGCATACAGCATTGCGATCCTTGCATTTTACGGGATGGCAGGAGTGATCCGTCTTGCATATTTTAATGTGATGGAGGCAAAACGCCAGAGCGAGACATCTGAGAACCGCAAGTACTATCAGGGACTTCCGATCACATCTATGGCTGTGATCATGCCGCTTCTGTTTGTGGCATCGGTATTTTTTCCGGGATTTCGTTATTTTGTGGGATTGCTTCATGCAGCGATGCTGATCGTAGGATTCTTGTTTATTTTTAATTTCCGTTTCCGCAAGCCGACCAATCAGGAACTGGTGGTACTGGTTGCAGTTGTGGCAGTGGCAGTACTGTTTATTCTTTTTTACAAAGAAGGATGGTGGGCTCATTACCATACGATCAGGAAACTGAAAGGAGCAGCAGCATGA
- a CDS encoding lysylphosphatidylglycerol synthase transmembrane domain-containing protein — MKKNKRVIFNGAFLLIVFVLTIYGVFHGEDLGAMMDAIRSADKRWLVPGLALVAFFIWGESIIIWYMMRSYGIKLKKRTCFLFSSVGFFFSCITPSASGGQPMQAYYMKKKNISIPVSAVILMIITITYKLVLVVVGIGVAVFGRGFLHQYLEGILPVFYLGLGLNIFCVTFMTILVFHPLLARSALVWGLSILEKFHILRHKEGRLKKLENSMDTYRDTAAYLKTHPRVIVNVIAITFVQRMAMFAVTWFVYKAFSLSGTGFWAVLFLQAVISVSVDMLPLPGGMGISETLFLTIFTPVFGTLLLPGMVLSRGLGYYGELLISALFTIVAQLTIGQGHGKENKESYE, encoded by the coding sequence ATGAAAAAAAATAAAAGAGTGATCTTTAATGGAGCTTTCCTGCTCATTGTCTTTGTGCTCACAATTTATGGAGTGTTTCATGGAGAAGACCTCGGGGCTATGATGGATGCCATTCGGAGTGCGGATAAACGATGGCTCGTGCCCGGACTTGCACTGGTGGCATTCTTTATCTGGGGTGAGTCGATCATCATATGGTATATGATGCGGTCCTATGGAATAAAACTGAAAAAAAGAACCTGTTTTCTCTTTTCATCGGTAGGATTCTTTTTCAGCTGTATTACACCATCTGCGAGTGGTGGACAGCCAATGCAGGCATATTATATGAAAAAGAAAAATATATCTATCCCGGTTTCTGCGGTTATTCTGATGATCATTACGATCACCTATAAGCTGGTGCTGGTGGTGGTCGGTATCGGAGTAGCTGTGTTTGGAAGAGGATTCCTGCATCAGTATCTGGAAGGAATTCTTCCTGTTTTCTATCTGGGACTGGGACTGAATATTTTTTGTGTGACTTTTATGACGATTCTGGTGTTTCATCCATTGCTTGCCAGATCAGCTCTTGTATGGGGACTTTCGATTCTAGAGAAATTCCATATTCTGCGTCACAAAGAAGGAAGGCTGAAAAAACTGGAAAATTCCATGGATACTTACAGAGATACAGCTGCTTATCTGAAGACACATCCGAGAGTGATCGTGAATGTCATTGCGATCACATTTGTACAGAGAATGGCAATGTTTGCAGTAACATGGTTTGTATATAAAGCATTTTCACTGTCGGGGACAGGATTCTGGGCGGTGCTGTTTCTTCAGGCAGTGATCTCTGTTTCCGTAGATATGCTTCCGCTTCCGGGAGGTATGGGAATCAGTGAGACACTGTTCCTGACAATATTCACCCCGGTATTTGGCACATTACTTCTGCCGGGGATGGTTCTCAGCAGAGGACTTGGTTATTATGGAGAGCTTTTGATCAGTGCACTTTTTACGATTGTGGCACAGCTTACGATCGGACAGGGGCATGGCAAAGAAAATAAGGAGAGTTACGAATGA
- a CDS encoding phosphatase PAP2 family protein — protein MKKILKGLTRILPAYGIFPVIFSFVFNCLVYSGSRMIAGGWYHHNIETAVDRSLPFVPQFLIIYFGCYLFWAVNYILIARQERHSVYQFFTGDFISRCICLGFFLLYPTTNTRPVITDGGLWNQLALWLYSIDAADNLFPSIHCLVSWFCYLGIRGKKEILVWYQRVSAVLAILVFVSTLLTKQHVLVDVAGGILLAELCFCIGRNTNLYKIYERFGSRIEKKILKSTEG, from the coding sequence ATGAAAAAAATTTTAAAAGGCCTCACGAGGATACTCCCTGCATATGGAATTTTCCCGGTTATTTTTTCGTTTGTATTTAATTGTCTTGTTTATTCAGGTTCCAGAATGATCGCAGGTGGATGGTACCACCACAATATAGAAACTGCTGTGGACAGGAGCCTTCCTTTTGTTCCGCAGTTTCTGATCATCTATTTTGGATGCTATCTTTTCTGGGCCGTCAATTACATTCTGATTGCCAGGCAGGAACGACACAGTGTGTACCAGTTTTTTACAGGAGATTTTATATCAAGATGTATCTGCCTTGGTTTCTTTCTTTTGTATCCCACAACGAATACTAGACCAGTGATAACAGATGGAGGATTATGGAATCAGCTTGCTTTGTGGCTGTACTCTATTGATGCAGCAGATAATCTGTTTCCGTCTATTCATTGTCTGGTCAGCTGGTTCTGTTATCTGGGCATCCGCGGAAAAAAAGAAATTCTGGTATGGTACCAGAGAGTGTCGGCAGTGCTTGCAATTCTTGTATTTGTCTCTACATTGCTGACGAAACAGCATGTCCTGGTGGACGTGGCAGGAGGAATCCTTCTTGCAGAACTGTGTTTCTGTATTGGCAGAAACACAAATCTATACAAAATTTACGAAAGATTTGGCAGCAGGATTGAGAAAAAGATTCTGAAATCTACAGAAGGGTGA
- the pcrA gene encoding DNA helicase PcrA, translating into MNTIYDTLNDRQKEAVLHTDGPLLILAGAGSGKTRVLTHRIAYLIAEKGVNPWNILAITFTNKAAHEMRERVDKIAGSEGGSVWVSTFHSTCVRILRRHIDRLGYDNNFTIYDADDQKTLIKEICRKMNIDTKKVKERALLAQISHAKDELLNPDEMEMNAGADFNQKRAAQVYREYQAALRRNNALDFDDLICKTVELFQNCGDVLQSYQERFRYIMVDEYQDTNTAQFKFVSLLASRYENLCVVGDDDQSIYRFRGANIGNILGFERVFPDAKVIRLEQNYRSTQNILNAANGVIANNTERKEKTLWTENPEGEKIHFRQFMNGYEEAEFVVGDIARRHREGTAEYHNCAVLYRTNAQSRLFEEKCLLANIPYKIVGGVNFYARKEIKDLLCYLKTVDNAADDLAVRRILNVPKRGIGATTVGRIQDYADMMNISFYDALRVAEEVPSIGRSLSKVDGFVTFIQSLKSKAQAYSVSELLEEIIDLTGYVDELKAEDTEEARARVENIDELISKTVSYEETMKAENREATLSGFLEEIALIADIDSVDENQDYVVLMTLHSAKGLEFPYVYLAGMEDGMFPSSMCIFSGDQSDLEEERRLCYVGITRAMKELTMTSAQQRMVRGETQYNRVSRFVREIPRELVDLGHTVQEHKPKIPEAKSPLNSYLQMKKSFHTKAFQPQNFKVTKADSLDYGVGDTVRHIKFGVGIVKDIVEGGRDYEVTVDFDKVGVKKMFAAFAKLKKI; encoded by the coding sequence ATGAATACAATTTATGATACATTGAATGACCGACAGAAAGAAGCTGTTCTGCATACAGATGGACCACTTCTGATTCTTGCAGGAGCCGGATCAGGAAAGACCAGAGTTCTGACACACAGGATTGCTTATCTGATTGCAGAAAAGGGTGTGAATCCGTGGAATATTCTGGCAATCACATTTACCAACAAAGCAGCCCACGAGATGAGAGAACGTGTGGACAAGATCGCAGGAAGCGAAGGGGGAAGTGTATGGGTATCAACTTTTCACTCGACATGTGTACGGATCCTCCGACGCCATATAGACCGTCTCGGTTATGATAATAATTTTACGATTTACGATGCGGACGATCAGAAGACCCTGATCAAAGAAATCTGCCGCAAAATGAATATTGATACCAAGAAAGTGAAGGAACGGGCACTCCTGGCTCAGATCTCACATGCAAAAGATGAGCTGCTGAATCCGGATGAGATGGAAATGAATGCAGGTGCTGATTTTAACCAGAAAAGAGCGGCGCAGGTTTATCGTGAATATCAGGCGGCACTGCGTCGGAATAATGCGTTGGATTTTGATGACCTCATATGCAAGACAGTGGAACTGTTCCAGAATTGTGGCGATGTTCTGCAGAGTTATCAGGAACGTTTCCGCTATATTATGGTAGATGAATATCAGGATACCAATACGGCACAGTTTAAGTTTGTAAGTCTTCTGGCATCCAGGTATGAGAATCTGTGTGTAGTCGGTGATGATGACCAGTCCATTTACAGATTCCGTGGAGCCAATATTGGAAATATCCTGGGATTTGAGAGGGTATTCCCGGATGCTAAAGTTATTCGTCTGGAGCAGAATTATCGTTCTACGCAGAATATCTTAAATGCAGCGAATGGTGTGATCGCAAATAATACAGAGCGTAAAGAAAAAACACTCTGGACCGAGAACCCGGAGGGAGAGAAAATCCATTTCCGACAGTTTATGAATGGATATGAGGAAGCCGAATTTGTTGTAGGGGACATTGCCCGACGACACAGAGAAGGGACAGCAGAGTATCATAACTGCGCAGTACTTTATCGAACAAATGCACAGTCCCGTCTTTTTGAAGAGAAGTGTCTGCTTGCAAATATTCCTTACAAGATCGTAGGGGGAGTGAACTTCTATGCGCGTAAAGAAATCAAAGATCTGCTCTGCTATCTGAAAACGGTAGATAATGCAGCGGATGATCTTGCGGTACGTAGAATCCTGAATGTACCAAAGCGTGGAATCGGAGCAACAACGGTCGGCAGAATTCAGGATTATGCCGACATGATGAATATCAGTTTTTATGATGCACTCCGTGTGGCAGAGGAAGTGCCGTCGATCGGACGCAGTCTTTCAAAAGTGGATGGATTTGTTACATTTATCCAGTCACTTAAGAGTAAAGCACAGGCATATTCTGTATCGGAGCTTCTGGAGGAAATCATAGATCTGACTGGTTATGTGGATGAACTGAAAGCAGAAGATACAGAAGAAGCCAGAGCCAGGGTGGAGAATATCGATGAGCTGATATCCAAAACGGTTTCTTATGAAGAGACAATGAAGGCTGAGAATAGAGAGGCAACATTATCTGGATTCCTGGAAGAAATTGCACTGATCGCGGATATTGATTCTGTAGATGAGAATCAGGATTATGTGGTACTGATGACTTTGCACAGTGCAAAGGGACTGGAGTTTCCATATGTATATCTTGCCGGAATGGAAGATGGTATGTTCCCAAGCAGTATGTGCATCTTTTCCGGTGACCAGTCGGATCTGGAAGAGGAGCGCAGGCTTTGTTATGTGGGAATCACCAGAGCCATGAAAGAACTGACTATGACCAGTGCACAGCAGCGTATGGTGCGTGGGGAAACGCAGTATAATCGCGTTTCCAGATTTGTGAGAGAGATTCCACGGGAACTGGTGGATCTTGGACATACTGTTCAGGAACACAAACCAAAGATCCCGGAGGCAAAATCTCCGCTCAACAGCTATCTGCAGATGAAGAAAAGCTTCCATACGAAGGCATTTCAGCCACAGAATTTTAAGGTAACGAAAGCGGATTCCCTGGATTACGGTGTTGGGGATACGGTCCGTCACATTAAATTTGGTGTTGGCATCGTTAAGGATATCGTAGAAGGCGGCAGAGATTATGAGGTTACTGTAGATTTTGACAAAGTCGGAGTCAAAAAAATGTTCGCTGCCTTTGCAAAACTTAAGAAAATATAA
- a CDS encoding DUF1836 domain-containing protein has product MSVNTDSMIRNILDRVSRIGYVKPEDIPNIDLYMDQVTTFMEAQLAHSKRYEDDKILTKTMINNYAKNNLLPSPEKKRYSKEHLLVLIFIYYFKNILSISDIQTLLGPLTDKYFKSMDDMDLTAIYNEVFSMEKGQIESLQKELLERYEIAQGTFENAPEEDRDFLKLFSFICLLSFDVYVKKMLIEQMIDELRASTDTDPKHKKK; this is encoded by the coding sequence ATGTCAGTTAATACAGACTCCATGATCCGTAATATTCTGGATCGTGTTTCCAGAATCGGTTATGTAAAACCAGAGGATATTCCCAATATAGATCTTTATATGGATCAGGTCACTACTTTTATGGAAGCACAGCTTGCTCATTCCAAACGCTATGAAGATGACAAGATTCTTACAAAGACCATGATCAATAATTATGCCAAGAATAATCTGCTTCCTTCTCCTGAGAAGAAGCGCTATTCAAAAGAACACCTGCTGGTTCTGATCTTTATCTACTATTTCAAAAATATTTTATCGATCAGCGATATCCAGACTCTGCTCGGACCACTGACCGATAAATATTTCAAATCTATGGATGATATGGATCTCACTGCTATCTACAACGAAGTATTCAGTATGGAAAAAGGACAGATCGAATCTCTTCAGAAGGAGCTTCTGGAACGCTATGAAATTGCTCAGGGAACTTTTGAGAATGCACCGGAAGAAGACAGGGATTTCCTGAAATTATTTTCTTTCATCTGTCTCCTCAGCTTTGATGTTTACGTAAAAAAAATGCTGATCGAACAGATGATCGACGAACTCCGTGCTTCCACGGATACAGACCCAAAACATAAGAAAAAATAA
- a CDS encoding SH3 domain-containing protein has product MKKRFSTMQRSGVLKRIFTCVIALALAMPMTVQTGWAATTSYTVTVADGYLALRNAKAYDDKNEIGKLYTGDTVDVTDSSGSTYWYVYASRLKKSGYVNRRYLANSSSERYVSVKSGYLALRNAKAFKSSNEVAELYTGDKVQIADASDSTYWLVYVPGLGKGGYVNKDYLVKNKDNTASAVVTKTVKVKSGYLALRNAKAYDDANEIGQLNNGDTVQVQDSSGSTYWYVYSSRLGKSGYVNKNYLQ; this is encoded by the coding sequence ATGAAGAAGAGATTTTCCACAATGCAGAGGTCAGGAGTCCTGAAACGTATTTTCACATGTGTGATCGCACTTGCACTTGCTATGCCGATGACGGTGCAGACAGGATGGGCGGCCACCACTTCCTACACAGTTACAGTAGCGGATGGCTATCTGGCACTTCGTAATGCAAAGGCTTATGATGACAAGAATGAAATCGGTAAGCTTTATACAGGTGATACCGTTGATGTGACAGATTCCAGTGGAAGCACCTACTGGTATGTATATGCATCACGACTCAAGAAATCCGGATATGTAAATCGCAGATATCTGGCGAATTCTTCAAGTGAACGTTATGTAAGTGTCAAGAGTGGATATCTGGCGCTTCGTAATGCCAAGGCGTTTAAATCGTCCAATGAAGTTGCAGAACTTTATACAGGAGATAAGGTACAGATTGCGGATGCCAGTGACAGTACCTACTGGCTGGTATATGTACCGGGACTTGGAAAGGGCGGATATGTAAATAAAGATTATCTGGTAAAAAATAAAGACAATACAGCATCTGCGGTTGTTACAAAGACAGTGAAAGTCAAGAGTGGCTATCTAGCACTTCGTAATGCAAAAGCGTATGATGATGCAAATGAGATCGGACAGTTGAATAACGGCGATACCGTTCAGGTCCAGGATTCCAGTGGAAGTACTTACTGGTATGTATATTCTTCCAGACTTGGAAAGAGCGGCTATGTAAATAAAAATTACCTGCAGTGA